From the genome of Streptacidiphilus sp. PB12-B1b:
GCTCGGCCGTGCACGACGTGCTGCGCGGCGGCGGGCAGCCGCTGGACGACACCACCCGTACCGACATGGAGTCCCGCCTGGGCGCGGACTTCTCGGACGTCCGCCTGCACACCGGCGGCGCCGCCCGCGCCTCGGCCGCCGAGATCGGGGCCCGCGCCTACACCTCCGGCAGCCACGTCGTCATCGGCGACGGCGGAGCCGACAAGCACACCCTCGCGCACGAGTTGACCCACGTCATCCAGCAGCGCCAAGGGGCGGTGGCGGGCACCGACAACGGCGGGGGACTGAAGATCTCCGACCCCGGCGACCGCTTCGAGCGCGCCGCGGAGGCCAACGCGACCCGCGTGATGGCCGGTCCGGCCCCGGTCCAGAGAGCCGCGCTGCGTACGGCCGCTGCCCCGCACTCCGCCGGTGAGCTGCCGGTCCAGCGGGCCAAGACCCCCAAGGCCCGCAAGCGGGCATCGACCGCGGGCCCGCTGGACCGGCAGGTCACGGCCGCCCTGATCTCCAACGACGCAGCCCGCGCCGTCGTGTCACAGCTGGTTTCGAACCACGGCTGGAAGATGATCGGCGGCGCACGGGACCTGACGCTCCACAAGCCGCAGGCAGCCGACCGGGAGCTGTCCGCCGAGGAGGTCAGGCAGCCGAAGACCAGGGAGGTCTACGGGAAGAGCAACAACGTCATCGCGGCCAGGTCCTACGCCGACGAGCGCCACAAGCAGGCCATCCGCTGGATCTCCACCATCGCTCTGCAGTACCTGGGCGCAGGTGAGGAGGTACAGGGCTGCTTCCACCAGGGGGCGTTCTACATTTCGTCGAACAAGAACAACACCAACGAAGAACTCAGGGCCCTGGCCACGAGCGAGCGCACCGTCGGCCCCTTCGTGCAGAAGATGCTGGAGGAACTGCCGGACAGCAGTCGGCACGCCCGCAACGTCCGGCACGAGAGCAAGGCGCGCGAGCGCATCGTCAAAGAGGACAAGGAGTTCGAATTCGACTTCTCCGCCTTCCGGTCCGCCGCAGTCCACGTTCCGGCGGCGGTCGAGGCCGAGCGCGACGGCTTCCACGCGGAGCGCCGGATCGACGAACACCTGAGGAAGCAGCGGGGCACGGGCGACTCCGCGCCCGTCGTCACGCCGGAGACGACGGCGGGAACCAAGCGCCCCTGCGTGGCCTGCTACATCAGTCTCTACAGCACCACGGGCGCGCGTCCGGGCCCCTACTGGAGCAGCGCGGCCGCGAACACGGACATCCCCAACTTCGACAAGGAGCCGGGGAAGGCCGCCGCGCTGGCCACGACCATCAACGCCGCGGTGACGTCGGCAGGCGGAACGTACATCAACGCCTGCAGCACCCACCGCAAGGCGTGGGACGTGGACACCGACTCCGACTCGGACGACCCCTCCAGCGAAGCCTCCGGCCCCCTGGCCAACGCGCTGGAAGGCATGGACGTGGGCGCGGTGGACACCGGCATGATGCACATCGACGGCTGACCGCCCGGCGAGGCGGCTCAGCGGGCGGGCAGGGATGATCCGCTGCCCGACCATCGGCGGATGATCAACCGCCGATGGGCGGGTGCCGCAGACCGGTCGGCCACGAACAGAATGGCCCCACCGGCTCTGCGGCGCGCCGACCAGGCACAACGCGCCCCGACCGGTGAACGGGGCGGGGGGCGCCGAACGGGCGACCTCTGACGGCCCCCTGTAAGGGGAGACACGTACATGAACCGTCCGGGCATACGCATGGCCGCCACCGTCGCCGTCGCCGCCATGGCGCTCGGGGTCGCCGCGCCGATGGCGTCCGCCACCGAGGCCGCCCACGCCCGCAGTACCCGCGCCGCCGCCGTCTCCGTCTCCGTCCC
Proteins encoded in this window:
- a CDS encoding DUF4157 domain-containing protein, which gives rise to MQGSAGNAAVVQLLRQSGHPWAAEPHQHGAGCGHQEQAPVQRSAVHDVLRGGGQPLDDTTRTDMESRLGADFSDVRLHTGGAARASAAEIGARAYTSGSHVVIGDGGADKHTLAHELTHVIQQRQGAVAGTDNGGGLKISDPGDRFERAAEANATRVMAGPAPVQRAALRTAAAPHSAGELPVQRAKTPKARKRASTAGPLDRQVTAALISNDAARAVVSQLVSNHGWKMIGGARDLTLHKPQAADRELSAEEVRQPKTREVYGKSNNVIAARSYADERHKQAIRWISTIALQYLGAGEEVQGCFHQGAFYISSNKNNTNEELRALATSERTVGPFVQKMLEELPDSSRHARNVRHESKARERIVKEDKEFEFDFSAFRSAAVHVPAAVEAERDGFHAERRIDEHLRKQRGTGDSAPVVTPETTAGTKRPCVACYISLYSTTGARPGPYWSSAAANTDIPNFDKEPGKAAALATTINAAVTSAGGTYINACSTHRKAWDVDTDSDSDDPSSEASGPLANALEGMDVGAVDTGMMHIDG